The following DNA comes from Pseudomonas sp. Tri1.
GAAACTCTGAAATAGACCATGATGATGAAGAACCCAGGCCACCTCGCCGCGAACATAGGGCCGGATGATGGAAGCCGCATATTGGGAGTGGTTGTAAGGGGCTAGGTCATCACCTAAGTCATGGATCAGTGCTCCTACAATCATGTCCTCATCGGCACCGTCGGCCTCGGCACGCGCGGCGGTTTGAAGCGAGTGTTCGAGGCGGTTGACCTTGTAACCGCTCAACGTCGTGGCCAACCCTTGCAGGGCATTCAGAATCCGGTCAGCCAAGCCCTTGTTGAACTCACTCTCCAAATGCTCAAGGAAATGATATTCCTCGCGAGTACCATCCTTCATTCGGGTGAAATTGACCTGATCCATCTCATGCAGCCTCTTCAGTTGATTTTTTCCGTTTACGAATTTCGCTCAAGCGCTCAAGCGGACCGTCCAGGTCGATATAGCAGCCTTGTAGATGCCGATGCCCTTGCGTTGGATCGTAGCTGGTGCGGCCATGGAGAACTCGACTGTTGTCGAAAAGCATCAGCTCCCCGGCTTGCAGTCGAAACTGGATTTCATAATCCGGATGGTTGAACAGTTCAGCGAGGCGTTTGCGGGCCTTGTGGAATGCTTTTACATCGTCAGAGCTCAACAGCGGCAAACTGTCCAACCGAGGGCTGTAGTGAACACCCAGGGTTTGGCCTGTCTCATCGGTGTTGATCATAGGACGTCGAGTAGTCAATTCGACCCCTTTATCTACAAATCGAAACCGAACGGGCGTGTTCTTGAGCAGCATATAACCCGTAGGATCCTCCCGTCTTAGTGCATCAACGACCTTGACGCTGTCGACCAGCGTGGAAAGCCCACCTGTGGTTTCATTGATCAGACAGTGAAGTAGCTGGATGCCTGGAACTGGGTCGCGGTAGGGGTTATCGGTGTGCGGCCCCAGACGCACACTGCGATAAGCCAGGTCGTTCGCTTGAGGCTTTGAGTAGACTTCGAAATATTTGCCGAAATTGGTTTCTTTCACATACCCAAATTTACTGCCGACGTCTAATACCTGCTCCTGTGTGTTAGGAACATGTGTCAGCACGATATAGCCATATTTCAGATACGCCGTCAGTGCAGCTTCAAATGCCTGGTCATCGCTCAGCGCACGCCAGTCATGCCGCACGAGGCGTTGATCCAGATCGCTGTCCCAGGCGACAACTGAGGGAGTACGATCCGCATCGAGTATCTCGGCCAAAAGCAAGTCCGTTGAATAGATGGCGCTGTGTCCATCACTGAAGGATATCTTTACTCGACCCTGTGTCAGCACCTCTACTGCAGTCACTTGGATGTCTGGATCAATGAGGTGGGAATCGAACAGACGTTGCTGAGTGATCGTGTCCGTAGAGTCAGGGTCTTGGGTTTTTTCCCGGAGCCATAAGGCAGGAACATCGTACTCGTTCTGCCCTGTCGAGAATTTCACCGCCGGTGGGGTCTTTTGAATTTTCAATTCAGTGGCTTGCATTTCACAGATCCTGAGGGTGGAGGTGAAGCCATTCTTGGAAAAAACATGG
Coding sequences within:
- a CDS encoding HD domain-containing protein, which translates into the protein MDQVNFTRMKDGTREEYHFLEHLESEFNKGLADRILNALQGLATTLSGYKVNRLEHSLQTAARAEADGADEDMIVGALIHDLGDDLAPYNHSQYAASIIRPYVRGEVAWVLHHHGLFQSFYYAHHFGDDRNERDRYKDHPCFQLCVDFCERWDQASFDPNYPTPDLVHFTPMVRRIFARKPFDPAVLGAEYSLA
- a CDS encoding TauD/TfdA family dioxygenase, which encodes MQATELKIQKTPPAVKFSTGQNEYDVPALWLREKTQDPDSTDTITQQRLFDSHLIDPDIQVTAVEVLTQGRVKISFSDGHSAIYSTDLLLAEILDADRTPSVVAWDSDLDQRLVRHDWRALSDDQAFEAALTAYLKYGYIVLTHVPNTQEQVLDVGSKFGYVKETNFGKYFEVYSKPQANDLAYRSVRLGPHTDNPYRDPVPGIQLLHCLINETTGGLSTLVDSVKVVDALRREDPTGYMLLKNTPVRFRFVDKGVELTTRRPMINTDETGQTLGVHYSPRLDSLPLLSSDDVKAFHKARKRLAELFNHPDYEIQFRLQAGELMLFDNSRVLHGRTSYDPTQGHRHLQGCYIDLDGPLERLSEIRKRKKSTEEAA